The following coding sequences lie in one Cannabis sativa cultivar Pink pepper isolate KNU-18-1 chromosome 5, ASM2916894v1, whole genome shotgun sequence genomic window:
- the LOC115718003 gene encoding uncharacterized protein LOC115718003 yields MIAISWNARGLGKPSKFRQLRLLNSQQAFHLLFLMETKLSTGSINKIRVALNFPNGFEVPRRGLGGGLMLLWKDNIDVTLLNYSMNHITCYVQCDNIPKFHFSGFYGAAETQLRPHTWRVLKRLADIFPIDPWLVMGDFNEIFSPDLKVGGATRDLTLIDNFHEAVNYDHRALKTEFHTSNDPPLNQKFRSRFRYEALWLNDPECNEIVDRHWTTSDHNSLHQAVQNIHTVSSHLQSWHINKYGNMRRKISNAQKKVSDLRASDISSQAFFSDLHQSERILDDLLEQEETYWHQRSRINWLKAGDANTKYFHSRASGRKANNHIKKLQTNNGELVTGL; encoded by the exons ATGATTGCTATAAGTTGGAATGCTCGAGGGTTGGGGAAACCGAGCAAATTCCGTCAACTGCGCCTGCTTAATTCTCAACAGGCTTTCCATTTATTGTTTCTTATGGAGACAAAGTTATCTACTGGGTCTATTAATAAGATTAGAGTTGCTTTGAATTTTCCCAATGGCTTTGAAGTTCCTAGGAGGGGTCTTGGGGGTGGATTAATGTTGTTATGGAAAGATAATATTGATGTAACTTTGCTGAATTATTCAATGAATCATATTACTTGCTATGTTCAGTGTGACAATATTCCCAAGTTCCATTTTTCTGGTTTTTATGGTGCAGCCGAAACACAATTAAGACCTCATACTTGGAGAGTTCTCAAGAGACTTGCTGACATTTTCCCTATTGACCCTTGGTTGGTAATGGGGGACTTTAATGAAATTTTCTCCCCTGATCTCAAAGTTGGTGGTGCCACTAGAGACCTTACATTAATTGATAATTTCCATGAGGCAGTGAATTATG ACCACAGGGCACTCAAAACTGAATTCCACACCAGCAATGACCCTCCTCTTAACCAGAAATTCAGATCACGTTTTCGCTATGAAGCTCTTTGGCTCAACGATCCTGAATGCAATGAAATCGTTGATCGACATTGGACTACTTCTGACCATAATTCTCTACACCAAGCTGTTCAGAATATTCACACTGTTTCCTCACATCTGCAATCATGGCACATTAATAAATATGGTAATATGAGGAGGAAAATATCTAATGCTCAGAAAAAAGTCTCAGATCTCAGAGCATCTGATATCTCTAGTCAAGCTTTCTTCTCTGATCTTCATCAATCCGAACGAATCCTTGATGATCTTCTTGAGCAAGAAGAAACTTATTGGCACCAACGTTCTCGTATTAATTGGTTAAAAGCTGGTGATGCTAATACCAAGTATTTTCACTCCCGAGCTTCTGGTAGAAAAGCCAATAACCACATCAAAAAGCTTCAGACTAATAATGGAGAGTTAGTGACTGGTTTGTAA
- the LOC115716998 gene encoding histone H4, translating to MSGRGKGGKGLGKGGAKRHRKVLRDNIQGITKPAIRRLARRGGVKRISGLIYEETRGVLKIFLENVIRDAVTYTEHARRKTVTAMDVVYALKRQGRTLYGFGG from the coding sequence ATGTCAGGAAGAGGCAAGGGAGGTAAAGGCTTGGGAAAGGGAGGAGCTAAGAGGCACAGGAAGGTTCTTAGGGACAATATCCAGGGAATCACTAAACCTGCCATTCGAAGACTCGCTCGTAGGGGAGGTGTGAAGCGTATCAGTGGCCTTATCTATGAGGAAACCAGAGGAGTCCTCAAGATCTTCTTGGAAAATGTTATTCGTGACGCTGTTACTTACACAGAGCACGCTCGGAGGAAGACGGTCACTGCCATGGATGTTGTTTATGCTTTGAAGAGACAAGGTCGCACCCTATACGGTTTTGGTGGTTAA